The following are encoded in a window of Streptomyces sp. Go-475 genomic DNA:
- a CDS encoding YihY/virulence factor BrkB family protein — protein MQPASETPDTPSGRLHRARALYRNVSKRRTAWLLLKDTVNSCIEYRILGLAAEAAFFTLLSVPPLLLSMIGLLGYVDAWTGADTIQSLQTNILEASRTVLSDRGVKEMAEPILHDVMKGGRPDVISIGFLFALWSGSRAVNVFIDTITVMYGLDGVRGIVKTRLLAFLLFIVALLIGSVALPLMVAGPDAVVRIVPWSTTVVQVLYWPVVILLSIAFLTTLYHVSVPVRSPWIEDVPGALVALGMWVLGSFLLRIYLTSTVEGPTIYGSLAAPVAVLLWIGVSAFAVLVGAAVNAAIDRVWPAAATAAAREANERLRQAQVAEYVARAAARGEADPDMPSEFPERWSRFLPPEDVTARLRTHVKSTHAKSGQTNGETQPPGEK, from the coding sequence CAAGTGAAACCCCCGACACACCCTCCGGGCGCCTCCACCGGGCGCGTGCCCTCTACCGGAACGTCTCCAAGCGCAGGACCGCCTGGCTGTTGCTCAAGGACACCGTCAACTCCTGCATCGAGTACCGCATCCTCGGCCTGGCGGCCGAGGCCGCGTTCTTCACGCTGCTGTCGGTGCCGCCGCTGCTGCTGAGCATGATCGGACTGCTCGGCTACGTCGACGCCTGGACCGGCGCCGACACCATCCAGAGCCTCCAGACCAACATCCTGGAGGCCTCCCGCACGGTGCTGTCCGACCGGGGCGTCAAGGAGATGGCGGAGCCGATCCTGCACGACGTCATGAAGGGCGGCCGGCCCGACGTCATCTCCATCGGCTTCCTGTTCGCCCTGTGGTCCGGCTCCCGCGCGGTGAACGTCTTCATCGACACCATCACCGTGATGTACGGCCTCGACGGCGTCCGCGGCATCGTCAAGACCCGCCTGCTGGCCTTCCTGCTGTTCATCGTCGCCCTGCTGATCGGCTCCGTCGCCCTGCCGCTGATGGTGGCCGGGCCGGACGCGGTGGTGCGGATCGTGCCCTGGTCGACGACGGTCGTGCAGGTCCTGTACTGGCCGGTCGTGATCCTCCTGTCGATCGCCTTCCTGACGACGCTGTACCACGTGTCCGTCCCGGTCCGCTCCCCGTGGATCGAGGACGTGCCCGGCGCGCTGGTCGCCCTCGGCATGTGGGTGCTGGGCAGCTTCCTGCTGCGGATCTACCTGACCAGCACGGTCGAGGGCCCGACGATCTACGGCTCCCTCGCGGCGCCCGTCGCCGTGCTGCTGTGGATCGGCGTGTCCGCGTTCGCCGTGCTCGTCGGGGCCGCGGTGAACGCCGCCATCGACCGGGTCTGGCCGGCCGCCGCGACGGCCGCGGCCCGCGAGGCCAACGAGCGGCTGCGGCAGGCGCAGGTCGCCGAGTACGTGGCCCGCGCCGCCGCCCGGGGCGAGGCCGACCCCGACATGCCCTCGGAGTTCCCGGAACGCTGGTCCCGCTTCCTGCCGCCGGAGGACGTCACGGCCCGGCTGCGCACGCACGTGAAGTCCACCCACGCGAAAAGCGGCCAGACCAACGGGGAGACGCAGCCGCCCGGGGAGAAGTGA